Sequence from the Phragmites australis chromosome 6, lpPhrAust1.1, whole genome shotgun sequence genome:
TCTATCCAACCCAGAATTAGAAAACAACGCAGAGGTTCTGGAGGATATGGTTACAACAATTCTTAACCTTTCTATTCATGaaagcaacaagaaaatcattGGAGATGACCCATTAGCAATCCCGTTCCTCATACGTGCCTTACAGTCAGGAACCATGGAGGCCCGCGGCAATGCTGCAGCTGCCATCTTCAGCTTGTCAGCTCTTAACAGCAATAAGGTGAAGATTGGTGAATTGGGCACAATGAGACCTCTGGTGGATCTCCTTGAACACGGCAGCATGATAGCGAAGAAAGATGCTGCGTCAGCTATCTTCAACCTATGCATGCTGCACGAGAACAAATCAAGGGCTACCAAAAGCGGACTCATCGATGTGGCGTTGAAGGCCATCAGTGACAAGTCGCTTATCGACGAGTCCCTGGCCATCGTCGCCCTGCTGTCGAGCGACCACGAGACGGTGGAGGAGATCGGTGAGATCGGCGGTGTGCCCTCCATGCTCCGCGTCATCAAGGAGGGCCAGTGCAAGCGCAACAAGGAGAACGCTGCGGCGGTCCTCTTCTCGATCTGCATGTACGACCGCACGAAGCTGCGGGAGGTCGCGGAGGACGAGAATCTGAACGGCTCCCTGGCCTGGCTCGCACAGAACGGCACCTCGAGGGCGAGGCGGAAGGCCGCCGGGATCCTCGACAAGATGAAGAGGACCATGCACAATACGCATTACTCCTGCTAGTGCCTGCCATGTTTGTGTAATTAGGAGAAATAATGGAGGGTGGTGCTTTTctgtatatatagatatattcAGCTGCATATATAGTTACACTTGGTTTAGTGCATATGTGATTACAGTTTCAGTCTTGCAGAGTACGTGGTGGAGGGGGTGGCTTTCCTTCTGAATTGAACGTTCCCATTCATCTGAAATTTGCAGTTCACATGTTTCTGAAGGGTTTTGTAGTCCAATCCCGAAGCACATTTTCTCTTGAATTTTGATCACATCAGATGGCTCTTGTTTGTGATACATTTTCTCTTGAGATGAGGCTTTAAAACATTCTGCCTTGGCAGATGGGTTGCTGTGACGTATGCTGCACGTGTTGTCAAAGCGGATACCTAATCTTCTGACTTGTACATGTTGGGAGCCCTTTTCAGGTCTGCCGGTGAGCCTTTTTCAGGCTGTCGTGAGCCCATGATAATCACTGTGTGCGTGGAAAATGTTGAGGCCAAGTCAGACATTGCCGCTGCGTTGCATTATGCCTTGTTCGCCTGTTGGTGCCCAGTGCTTTCGAGTTTTAGTGCTAACCTGGTTTCGTAATTCTTTTGCTGTTCCCGGGAGTGGAAGTTATTTTTGCCTTCTTTCCTCCAGCTTCCAAGCCGTTCTGTGCTGCTCAGGTTGGCTGCAAGCTTTCATGTGTTGTCTCGGGCCATGCGATGATAACAGCGATCGCGTACCCTGCTTTGCTTGTGATTAGGCGTGACGTGACCGGTCACTTCTTGCCTGTTCAGTAATTGAACCTGTTCGCCTGACAGTTTACGACTTGTTAGTCCGTGTTGCAGCTGCCTCTGACAGTGTTTCTTGAATCCTGCGTATCCTAGGGGAACAGCAAGCAAGGAGATCCGGTTATTTATGCAAAATGATTCCATGGAGTCAGACGCTGATGGACTGGAAGATGTCGGGGAGATTTGGGCCTTTTGGATAGTTGGCCAAGAGCCCAAGAGCAGAGCCGTCGATGCCGGATGCCATTCAGTCACGACTCCCTCAGTCGTCCCAAGCCCTCCGTAGGTGTCAGGCttctttggaattttttttatatatatttttaaatattttcaaaaatacacgATCATTTAAAAAAATGACACATATAGACTACTGTCGTCCGCTGGATGGGTGACATGAGCATTGCAGCGCGCTGCTTGCTGGCCCACTAGAAAGGTATCGCCCAGGTGACACCTTTTCAGTATATAATTGCGTCACGTTGCCACGCGTCCGCCTTGCCCGGTCATTTGGCTCCTTCCCAGtcgagagaagagagagagagagagagagcagaggagaggagaggggaggtaagaggaggaagaagaagaagcatccACCTCCCTCGCAAATCAAAGATATGGCCTCGCAGCCGGTGGAtgtaatcttggatatgctACAAAACAGTAGGATGGACCAATCTTGTGTTTTGGTAGTTGTCGGGGTCGCCCCgcccctcttcttccttagCCCCTCCTGCCCCTAGCCTCTATGATCGCTATGGATCCAGTATTAAGATACATGAGCTTTTTATAGATGTGTGGTACCAATATAGCTCATTTTACGGCGCTGTAATTGTTTTTGTTGTGCCAAATAGGAATTTCCTTTTTGTCAGAAAGGACTTGGCATATTGTTGTGCTTCTCATAAATAGCTGACACCATGCAGAATCACTTGTCAAACTGAAATGACTCCACAAAGCAGCATACAAAACAACATAACAAATAAGCATACATCTGCAACTATATTGCTATCGCACATTCCTTACTTTTGCTTGGTAATTGTTTACTTCTACAATATCAAAATAGGCCGTCATGGCTTCCTGGAGGAACCACccaatggggggggggggcacaatGGCACGAGCGTCCATTATGCAGGTGTGGCGACTGAGCTTGAATATTGACGTCTTTCGAGGTCGAGACTTTTTGTaagaggttcttcatgtgtccgGAGCTTGATGACTATTTCATGGTCCATCTATATTTTGCCCTTTGTTTATACCTCCCAGCTATATATTGAGCAGAGAAATACTAATGCTAGGTTTATTATCCCAAGCCATGTCATTTTAAGGAATAGATCAACCTTGTTAGGCCACCATACAATGGGGCTACATCAGAAGAGGCTGAAACCAAACGTGAGTATGAgattaggatggaggaagcatGGCTACAACAGGAGGCACGACACGAGCGCAACCAAGAACATCAACGCAAAGAACTAGAACACAAGTGACGGACCGAGGAACTTCAGAGGCGTGAGGAGGAACACCGTCTCCGATATGACATTCTAAGGAGGCAGGAGGCTAAGCTTCAAAGGTGTGAGAAAGAACTACAAAGGCGTGAAACGCTCCTGCATCACCAAGAAGAGGCTGAGCGTAAAGAGGCACATCAAAGAAGGAGAAACATCCTAGTAGAAGCCTTTTTCAATCCGCATCATGTAATATTAGTGTGAACTTTGGGTTACTCGTAGACATCCAACATTGATGATAAAATTGCAGGCTTGTACTAGACTTGTCCAATTAATAAACTTGTACTCATTTGAAATGTAGCCATTTAAGACCaagccttttcagaagtagccttttcagacacAACCTTTTTTAAAGCAACCTTTTCAGACCTAGCTTTTTCAGACACAACCTTTTTAGACATTgctttttcagaagtagccttttcagaattaGCCTTTTCAGTTGACATGACCACTCTATACGACAGAATCAATTGTTTTCCTAGGTTCATTTTTTGTGGACCTAGTCCATGAACCAACACGAAACTCAAGTATAAATAGAGGATCCATTAGCAGCATCTAAACCAATCCATTTGCCTCAACCTCCAAAACTCCTACTACAATGGCGTCCGATCCTCTCTCCAAGAAATACTTGCCGGATACTATGTTTGTTGGGGTCAAAATACCCCATGAGCTGGTGTGGAGACCTTTAtagggtgatgaagtcctcCGAATTCTCTGACACCTATGGCAGGAGATTCTTCATGTGCCTGAACTACGAAAATGATCCACCTCAGGGCAACATCCATATTGGCTACCGCCACCAGGTACACTCTTCTAGCCAAACTACAATTACAACTGAGATATACCACTAAACATTTTTGTCTCTGTTACAGTCTCtgccaccactatgtgacttcgTACAATGGCTGAATATTGAGTAGTCACAAACATATGTGTTCCTCCTACGCAGTCAGCACCAGGCCACTTAGAGATGATTGTATGAAATGAAAGCTAACGAGAGGAGGGAAGCTACGCACAAACACATTCCGGAGGAGCAACAGAAGATGAGAGAGGAGCAGAACAACATGAAGGCAGAGGCCCgtgaggtggagagggagaggaaacaCGAGAGGGCACGTCAGATGCGTGAGGCAGGACTGGAGGTTGCGAGGAAGGGAAAGTGCCCACGTTGCACTCAGTAAAGTTGATGTTGTAATCCTGTTGTTTACATTCCTTGAGGCATGTTAGATTTAGAGGCGGTACATTGATAGGTTAGAATGATTATGTATCGTACATGCCACCATGTATATTGCAGCTCCGATTAAAATCACCGTGTTCAACCTTCATTTTCCAACAATTCCGCGTATCAAAAATATCTTAAAAATATCAAATTACAATGGCCTTTAAAAAACTTCAACAACAACGAATGGTGACACATGGACGACGCTTGTTCTGCCACAAACCAAAGCGACCTCGGGCCGAAACTCCAATTCAACAAGATGTCGCCTGTTGGTTGGGCAACAACAAGGTGTCGCTCATCCAACGGGCGACATCTTGCTAACACCCTCTGATTGGGTGACATGAAGGTGGTGTCACCCGCTGGATGGGTGGCAACAAGGTGTCCTTCTGCATCACGTTAGCGGGTTGCCATGCTAGCTTGCCACATCAAGGTGTTGCCCGTTGGATGGCCGACACCTTGCTGTCGCCCATCCAGCGTGCGTCGATAGCCTATATGtaccatttttttttgaaatggttatatatttttgaaaatattaaaacaaTTCAACTTCTTTGCTTGTCTGGACCTTCTTATGGCCTTATGGGCCTTGATCGTCGTGATGCACGATTTTTTTGTGTGGCCTGGCCCAG
This genomic interval carries:
- the LOC133922130 gene encoding U-box domain-containing protein 9-like, which gives rise to MAKPTPVAAAEEATALRRRLRRLVAAVAAGSADAEAFDEAEEALAKLRDSEIGHRKDRPGAGGGTAGGNRGANSEAAVPEQFLCPISSEIMRDPVVLASGQTYDRRFIQEWLSAGNRTCPQTQQVLSNTILIPNHLVRSMISQWCTENGFTLPPVENQEDNLVTNNERKTFRKIFDRISSSSNLSEQKEAIKDLRFLTKCNSSLRAVIGEKPDSISQMISVLSNPELENNAEVLEDMVTTILNLSIHESNKKIIGDDPLAIPFLIRALQSGTMEARGNAAAAIFSLSALNSNKVKIGELGTMRPLVDLLEHGSMIAKKDAASAIFNLCMLHENKSRATKSGLIDVALKAISDKSLIDESLAIVALLSSDHETVEEIGEIGGVPSMLRVIKEGQCKRNKENAAAVLFSICMYDRTKLREVAEDENLNGSLAWLAQNGTSRARRKAAGILDKMKRTMHNTHYSC